In a genomic window of Dyadobacter fermentans DSM 18053:
- a CDS encoding sodium:solute symporter — protein MIHTLDITISALYITAIFVIGLWAGLKHKNQSKGSSSEAGAYFLAGKTLRWPTIGLALFATNISCVHLVSLAQSGFDTGLLNGNFEWMAAFVLILLALFFAPFYIRSGVSTLPDFLEKRYDRASRDWLAVISVVSAVIVHISFSLLAGGIVLQTLFGVDMYTSVIAISVITAIYTIVGGLTAVVVTESIQTIVLLVGAIIISIAAYYKMGGWEPMVNVLQQTNQLDKLSMMRPHGDASGMPWYAVFLGYPILGIWYWCADQTIVQRVLGAKDENHARIGPLFCGFIKILPVFIFVLPGLFAYTLSQTGRLDISVLQTVTEGETVVNSKGIYTLMITQLLPKGLVGILVAALLSGLMSQISGALNSISTLVSYDLYQRRKPAASDKELIRVGKISAAIALVVSLATLPLLNSYESIFNGLNDIIAHIAPPITCVFLLGIFWEKASAESAKYTLWIGSAVGVIVFTINKLGPESLIGQVPFMVMAFYLFCFCVLIQIIFSRIFPVRHTAASRLLFWKSPFESLQNPGWKGVGNYKTLSVLLACIMCFLFWFFR, from the coding sequence ATGATCCATACCCTCGATATTACGATCAGCGCATTGTACATTACCGCGATCTTTGTCATCGGTTTGTGGGCTGGATTAAAACATAAAAACCAGTCGAAAGGCTCTTCCAGCGAAGCAGGCGCTTATTTTCTGGCTGGAAAGACCTTGCGCTGGCCCACGATCGGACTTGCATTATTTGCGACCAATATTTCCTGCGTGCATTTGGTCAGTCTGGCGCAGAGTGGATTTGATACGGGTTTGCTGAATGGCAATTTTGAATGGATGGCCGCATTTGTGCTCATCCTGCTGGCCCTGTTTTTCGCCCCGTTTTACATCCGCTCCGGCGTTTCCACCTTGCCCGATTTCCTGGAAAAGCGCTACGACCGCGCAAGCCGCGACTGGCTGGCCGTTATTTCAGTCGTGTCGGCTGTGATTGTGCATATTTCATTTTCACTATTGGCCGGTGGGATCGTTTTGCAAACGCTTTTTGGCGTGGATATGTACACCAGCGTCATTGCCATTTCGGTAATTACCGCCATTTACACCATCGTCGGCGGATTGACTGCGGTGGTGGTGACGGAATCTATTCAAACGATCGTGCTGCTTGTTGGCGCAATCATCATCAGCATTGCAGCTTATTATAAAATGGGCGGCTGGGAGCCGATGGTGAATGTGTTGCAGCAGACCAACCAGCTCGACAAACTTTCGATGATGCGGCCGCACGGCGACGCGAGCGGAATGCCGTGGTATGCTGTCTTCCTCGGCTACCCGATTCTGGGTATCTGGTACTGGTGTGCAGATCAGACGATTGTCCAGCGTGTGCTTGGTGCCAAAGATGAAAATCACGCCCGCATCGGACCGCTTTTTTGTGGTTTTATCAAAATTCTGCCCGTTTTTATTTTCGTTTTGCCCGGACTTTTTGCCTACACTTTATCGCAAACCGGCAGACTGGATATTTCGGTATTGCAAACTGTTACCGAAGGGGAAACTGTGGTCAACAGCAAAGGCATCTACACCTTGATGATCACGCAGCTTCTGCCGAAAGGTTTGGTAGGAATATTGGTAGCGGCATTGCTTTCGGGATTAATGAGCCAGATTTCCGGCGCGTTGAATTCCATTTCAACATTAGTTAGCTATGATTTATATCAACGCAGAAAACCGGCGGCTTCGGACAAAGAGCTGATCCGTGTCGGCAAGATTTCCGCCGCCATTGCATTGGTCGTTTCGCTGGCCACATTGCCGCTTTTGAACAGTTATGAAAGCATTTTTAATGGACTAAATGATATTATCGCACACATCGCGCCGCCCATTACCTGCGTTTTTCTATTGGGAATTTTTTGGGAAAAGGCCTCCGCAGAGTCAGCGAAATATACTTTATGGATCGGCTCGGCGGTGGGGGTTATTGTATTTACAATCAATAAATTAGGCCCTGAAAGTCTCATCGGTCAGGTGCCGTTTATGGTGATGGCGTTTTACCTGTTTTGTTTTTGTGTTTTGATCCAGATTATTTTCTCCCGCATTTTTCCTGTCCGGCACACCGCTGCAAGCCGGCTTCTTTTCTGGAAATCTCCATTTGAATCTCTTCAAAATCCTGGCTGGAAAGGCGTCGGTAATTACAAAACACTGTCGGTGCTGCTCGCTTGCATTATGTGCTTTTTATTCTGGTTTTTCAGATAA
- a CDS encoding enolase C-terminal domain-like protein, with the protein MIYKTEVKDARFPLEGNAGSDAIHRDPVYSYAVTQLLDSGGLVGTGFAFTLGEGNELVCQAAHYYAKKLVGLDIEDLMADFGTFYKSLSDDQQFRWLGPHKGVVHLALASVTNACYDLWAKKRGVPLWKLLTDLSPEAIVNTLDLSYLEDELTKEQAISILTEQEAGKSDRESILKTGYPGYDTSVGWFNYSDEKVRENCHKALSEGFTAMKLKVGSADPERDIRRAHIVREVAGDNAKVMLDANQQWNLPNAISICKKLSSMNPYWIEEPTHPDDVLAHQTLAKEIAPVKLALGEHVPNKVIFKNYLQANAAAFIQVDAVRVGGVSEFLTISLLCKKFGIPVVPHVGDMGQLHQHLVLYNHMGMGHEALFLEHIPHLQKHFVHPARIRNGVYETPQEPGSSCDLIKF; encoded by the coding sequence ATGATCTATAAAACCGAAGTCAAAGACGCCCGTTTTCCGTTGGAAGGCAACGCGGGCAGCGACGCCATTCACCGCGATCCTGTCTATTCCTACGCCGTCACGCAACTGCTCGATTCCGGCGGATTGGTCGGAACGGGCTTTGCATTTACGTTAGGCGAAGGCAATGAGCTGGTTTGTCAGGCGGCGCATTATTATGCTAAAAAGCTTGTCGGTCTGGACATTGAAGACTTAATGGCCGATTTCGGGACGTTCTATAAAAGTTTGTCCGACGATCAGCAATTCCGCTGGCTCGGCCCGCACAAAGGCGTGGTACACCTGGCGCTGGCGTCGGTAACGAATGCCTGTTACGATCTCTGGGCCAAAAAACGCGGCGTGCCGCTCTGGAAACTGCTCACGGATCTTTCCCCGGAAGCGATTGTCAATACACTTGACCTTTCCTATCTGGAAGATGAATTGACCAAAGAGCAGGCGATCAGCATATTGACGGAGCAGGAAGCTGGGAAGTCAGATCGAGAAAGTATTCTGAAAACGGGTTATCCGGGCTACGATACGTCCGTCGGCTGGTTTAACTATTCGGATGAAAAAGTGCGTGAAAATTGTCACAAGGCACTTTCGGAAGGTTTTACGGCGATGAAACTCAAAGTGGGTTCGGCTGATCCCGAACGCGATATCCGGCGTGCGCACATTGTCCGCGAGGTGGCTGGCGACAATGCGAAAGTCATGCTCGATGCCAACCAGCAATGGAACCTGCCCAATGCGATTTCAATTTGCAAGAAGCTTTCGTCCATGAACCCGTACTGGATCGAGGAGCCCACGCACCCCGACGACGTGCTGGCACACCAGACTTTGGCAAAGGAAATCGCCCCTGTGAAACTGGCGCTGGGCGAGCATGTTCCCAACAAAGTCATCTTCAAAAATTATTTGCAGGCTAATGCCGCCGCATTTATCCAGGTCGACGCCGTGCGGGTAGGCGGGGTGAGCGAGTTCCTGACGATCAGCTTGTTGTGTAAAAAATTCGGGATTCCGGTCGTGCCGCACGTGGGCGATATGGGGCAACTCCATCAGCATCTGGTTTTGTACAATCACATGGGTATGGGCCATGAAGCACTATTTTTGGAGCATATCCCGCATTTGCAGAAGCATTTTGTACACCCGGCGCGTATCAGAAATGGCGTTTACGAAACGCCGCAGGAGCCCGGCAGCAGCTGCGACCTGATCAAATTTTAG
- a CDS encoding SDR family NAD(P)-dependent oxidoreductase: MLLLADKVVFLTGGTEGIGFECAKVYQQAGARLCIVSNDPRSISRASLELGEQTTEFVLADVSRSRDVKHAIAHCLTVFGQIDVIHNNAGISSPSKALHETSEEEWRKLFEVNVGGIYNTTFHGIDALKKTGGNILNTGSLVGEIGQEIHAAYTATKGAVNALTKSMALDYAPFGIRVNAVAPAGVITPLLRSWSRQQPDPESVEDYLNHIHALGYCPEGDVIADACLFLISNMARFITGCILPVSGGAELGYKKLSSKQNHFHDL; encoded by the coding sequence ATGCTGCTACTTGCCGACAAAGTCGTCTTTCTTACAGGCGGGACCGAGGGTATCGGGTTTGAATGCGCTAAAGTTTATCAGCAGGCAGGCGCGCGGCTGTGCATTGTGAGCAATGATCCGCGCAGCATTTCCCGCGCCAGTTTGGAGCTTGGCGAACAAACCACCGAATTTGTGCTGGCCGACGTATCCAGGTCGCGAGACGTCAAGCATGCCATTGCGCATTGCCTGACCGTTTTTGGTCAAATCGACGTCATTCATAACAATGCGGGCATTTCCAGCCCGTCCAAAGCCCTGCACGAAACTTCGGAAGAAGAATGGCGTAAACTCTTTGAGGTCAATGTTGGCGGGATCTACAACACGACTTTTCATGGCATTGACGCTCTGAAAAAAACAGGTGGAAATATTCTCAACACAGGCAGTCTGGTAGGGGAGATCGGCCAGGAAATCCACGCGGCCTACACGGCTACAAAAGGCGCGGTGAATGCATTGACCAAATCCATGGCGCTGGATTATGCACCGTTTGGGATTCGGGTAAATGCCGTCGCGCCAGCCGGGGTCATTACGCCATTACTGCGTAGTTGGAGCCGGCAACAGCCTGATCCTGAGTCGGTGGAGGACTATCTGAACCACATTCACGCGCTGGGTTATTGCCCGGAAGGCGACGTGATCGCCGATGCCTGCCTTTTTCTGATTTCAAATATGGCACGCTTCATTACCGGCTGCATTCTCCCCGTCAGCGGCGGCGCGGAACTGGGCTACAAGAAGCTTTCCAGCAAACAGAACCATTTTCATGATCTATAA